The genome window TCGAAATGCGTGGCGTGGTCAACGAGGTCTTGCCTGACTCACGGTTCCGGGTCACGCTGGAAAACGGCTTTGAAATCACGGCGTATTCCGGCGGAAAGATGCGTAAATTCAACATCCGCGTCCTGGCGGGCGACGACGTCACGCTAGAGATGTCCCCCTACGACATGACCAAGGGCCGCATCACGTTCCGCCATATCGCGGGACGTCCCGCCGCCGCCCCCGGCCCCAAGCCCCGGAAAAGGTAAAGCGGTCGTCCAAATGAAAACAGCTCCCGAGGGAGCTGTTGGCTTTCAGTCAGCCTGCTTGCGCAAGCTTAGAGCACCTTGATCTTGGTCGCGGCCGGGCCTTTCGCGCCCTGGCCGGGAATGAAGCTCACGCGCTGGTTCTCTTCGAGGGAGCGGTGGCCGCTGCCCTGGATTTCCGAAAAGTGCGCGAACAGATCCTTGCCGCCCGCGTCCGGCACGATGAAGCCGAAGCCCTTCTCGGAGTTGAACCACTTGACGATGCCTGTTTGTTCCATGTCATTTCCTTGGTGATAAAAAAAACGGATTTCCCGTCAACACACGACACTCAAGGAAGAAATGGGAACGACGAAGACCGCTATCGTGGACTTTGACTGACCTGGATTACGACTCTTGAAGGCCGTGGCTGGCGGACTATGGACTGGAAAGCTCGAGATGTCAAATCGGCTGTATCAGGAAGCTTTCCATCTGACTCAGACAACGGTGGGCCTCCTGCCGCGCTTCGGGTCTGGAGACTCCAAACGCACGGCGACGCGCGTACCCGTGGCCGCGGCATAGC of Pigmentiphaga sp. H8 contains these proteins:
- a CDS encoding cold-shock protein, with translation MEQTGIVKWFNSEKGFGFIVPDAGGKDLFAHFSEIQGSGHRSLEENQRVSFIPGQGAKGPAATKIKVL
- the infA gene encoding translation initiation factor IF-1, coding for MPKEDLIEMRGVVNEVLPDSRFRVTLENGFEITAYSGGKMRKFNIRVLAGDDVTLEMSPYDMTKGRITFRHIAGRPAAAPGPKPRKR